DNA from Nitriliruptor alkaliphilus DSM 45188:
ACGCCGAGGTGCTCGAGTCCGTGGCCGCCGACGAGCTCGTCGGCCTGCACTACGAGGGGCCCTTCGACTGGGCACAGCCCAGCACCGGAGCCGACGGCGCGCCCGCCGACTGGCGCTACATCGTGGCCGCCGACTTCGTCACCACCACCGACGGGTCGGGCATCGTCCACCTCGCCCCGGCGTTCGGCGCCGACGACATGGCCGTCGGGCGCAGCGAAGGGCTGCCCGTCGTCAACCCGGTCGGCCCGGACGCCCGCTTCACCACGGGGCCGTGGGCGGGCGAGTTCGTCAAGGATGCCGACGAGGCCATCACGGCCGACCTCGACGCGCGCGGCCTCCTGGTGTCCTCGTCGAGGTACCGCCACACCTACCCGTTCTGCTGGCGGTGCAAGCGCCCGCTGATCTACTGGGCCAAGCCCTCCTGGTACATCCGCACCACCGCGGTCCGCGACCAGCTCCTGGCCAACAACGCGACCATCGACTGGCACCCCGAGCACATCCGCGACGGCCGCTTCGGCAAGTGGCTCGAGAACAACGTCGACTGGGCGTTGTCACGGGACCGCTACTGGGGCACGCCGCTGCCGTTCTGGCGGTGCGACGACTGCGACCACGTGACGGTCGTCTCCTCGCGTGCGCACCTGTCCGAGCTGACCGGCGAGGACCACCACGACCTCGATCCGCACCGACCCTACGTCGACGACGTGACCGTGCCCTGCGGCTCGTGCGGTGCGACCGCGCGCCGCGTCCCGGACGTGGCCGATGCCTGGTTCGACTCGGGCGCGATGCCCTACGCCCAGTGGGGCTACCCGCACCGCGGCGTCGAGGAGTTCCAGAAGCACTACCCGGCCGACTACATCTGCGAAGCGATCGACCAGACCCGCGGATGGTTCTACACGCTGCTGGCGGAATCGACGCTGCTGTTCGGTGACAGCTCCTACCGGGCCTGCCTCTGCCTCGGCCACATCGTGGACGAGGACGGGCGGAAGATGTCGAAGTCGGCCGGCAACATCCTCGATCCGGACGAGCTGATCGACCGCCACGGCGCCGACGCGCTGCGCTGGTTGATGCTCGCCGAGGGCAGCCCGTGGCTGTCGCGCCGTGTCGGCCACCAGCTGCTCGAGGACATCGTCCGGCGGTTCCTCCTGACGCTGTGGAACACCCACGTGTTCCTCACCACCTACGCGCGTCTCGACGGCATCGACCTGTCCGATCCCGCCGTCCCCGCCGTCGCCGACCGTCCGGCGTCGGACCGGTGGGTGCTGGCCGAGCTCGCCGACCTGGTCGACACCGTCGACGTGTCGCTCGACCGTTTCGACGTCACCACGTCCTCGCGGCGCATCGAGCGCTTCGTCGACGACCTGTCGAACTGGTACGTGCGGCGCGGACGCCGACGCTTCTGGAAGGGCGTGTCCGCGGACGCCGAGGATCAGGCCGACAAGCTCGCCGCCTACGCGACGCTGCACACCTGCCTGGTCACGGTCGCGCAGCTGCTCGCCCCGTTCACCCCGTTCATCGCCGACCGGCTGTGGCAGGACCTGGTGGTCTCCCAGGACCCGGAGGCGCCGACGTCGGTCCACCTCAGCGACTTCCCGGTGCCCGACCCGGCCTGGCGGGACGAACCGCTGCGCGCCGCCATGGCGACCACCCGACGGGTGGTGGAGCTCGGCCGACAGGCCCGCACCGACAGCGCGGTCAAGGTCCGTCAACCGCTCGCCCGCGCGTTGATCACCGTCCCTCCCGACGAGCGCGAGGGGCTCGCCCAGCTGGTCGGTGAGGTGGCCGACGAGCTGAACGTCAAGCAGGTCGAGCTGTCCGACGGCACCGGGGACCTCGTCGAACGGTCCGTGAAGCCCAACTTCCGCGCCCTCGGGCCCGCGTTCCAGAAGCGAGCACCGCAGGTCGCCGCAGCGCTCAAGGAGCTCGACGGCGACGCGTCGGCGGCGCTGGCCGCCACGCTCGCTGCGACGGGCGAGGCGACCGTCGGGGTGGATGGCGACCAGCTCGCCATCACACGCGAGATGGTGGAGATCGTCGAGACCCCACGCACCGGGTGGGCCGTCGCCACCGAGGGCAGCACCTCGTTCGCGCTCGACACGGCGCTCGACCGGGACCTCGAGGTGGAGGGCGCCGCGCGTGAGCTCGTCCGCGCCGTCAACGACCAGCGCAAGGCCGCCGGCCTGCAGCTCGACGATCGCATCGAACTGGTCGTGGCCGTGACCCCGGAAGCCCTCGACGCCGACCTCGACGCCGGCGGGTGGTACACGTTCCTGGCCCGCGAGGTGCTGGCCACCGACGTGCACCGGGCCCCGACCGCCGACGCCGTCGCGATCGACCTCGGAGGCCTCGGCCAGGCACGCGTGTGGATCCGGACGTGAGCGCCGGCCGGCGCCTCGGCGCGGCGGGCACCGTCGCCACGCTGGCCGCCGGCCTCGTCGGCCTCGCGCGGCAACGCAGCGAGGCGCAACGCGTCCGTCGCGGCGAGCTCCCACCCGCGTCGGCCGCGAGCGATCCTCGGGCCGCGCTCCCCCAGGGACGCCTCGGCGAGCGCATCTCGGCGTGGGCCCCTGCACGCCCGACCACGCCAGGTGGACGCGCCGCAGCCACGCTGTGGGCATCACCGCTGACGGCGGTGGGGTTGCTGCTGGCGGCCCTCGCCGGGCGCCGCCCCCGGTGGGACACCACCCACGGTTGCTTCGTCGTCGACGGGATGCGGGGCCCATCCGCGCACGCGCTGCGGGCGGTGGGGGCGTCGGCGAACACCATCGGGCAGGTCGTGCTGTCCCGGTACGAGCAGACGCCTGAGGTCCTCCTCGCCCACGAGGTCGTCCACGTGCGCCAGACCGAGCGGCTCGGACCGCTGATGTTCCCCGCCTACGTCTGGCTCGGGGCTCGGTACGGCTACCGCGACCACCCCCTGGAGCGGTCGGCCCGCGCGGGGGCACGCCGGGCGGTGGGTCCGAGGTGACCACGCCGAGCCCGCCACCCCGACCACAGCCGCAGCCGCCACGCCCGTCGTCGCGCAGCCCGCTGCCGCACCGCCCACCCCCGGGCGCGC
Protein-coding regions in this window:
- the ileS gene encoding isoleucine--tRNA ligase; amino-acid sequence: MTAPSPDTARSSWPAVPAKPDLPALERELLDRWAELDVFATSVRQRADGPVWTFYEGPPTANGRPGTHHVEARVFKDVFPRYRTMKGASVRRKGGWDCHGLPVELEVEKELGLDSKADIEAYGIEAFNERCRESVGRYVGAFEALTERIAFWVDMDDAYRTMDPEYVDSLWWGLSQLWDRDLIFEDFRVAPYCGRCGTALSDAEVAQGYQETDDPSVYVRFPLLEGPLADRGAALVVWTTTPWTLPSNTGCAVGTDVDYVLARRAGHDELLVLARDLTTTVLGEDAEVLESVAADELVGLHYEGPFDWAQPSTGADGAPADWRYIVAADFVTTTDGSGIVHLAPAFGADDMAVGRSEGLPVVNPVGPDARFTTGPWAGEFVKDADEAITADLDARGLLVSSSRYRHTYPFCWRCKRPLIYWAKPSWYIRTTAVRDQLLANNATIDWHPEHIRDGRFGKWLENNVDWALSRDRYWGTPLPFWRCDDCDHVTVVSSRAHLSELTGEDHHDLDPHRPYVDDVTVPCGSCGATARRVPDVADAWFDSGAMPYAQWGYPHRGVEEFQKHYPADYICEAIDQTRGWFYTLLAESTLLFGDSSYRACLCLGHIVDEDGRKMSKSAGNILDPDELIDRHGADALRWLMLAEGSPWLSRRVGHQLLEDIVRRFLLTLWNTHVFLTTYARLDGIDLSDPAVPAVADRPASDRWVLAELADLVDTVDVSLDRFDVTTSSRRIERFVDDLSNWYVRRGRRRFWKGVSADAEDQADKLAAYATLHTCLVTVAQLLAPFTPFIADRLWQDLVVSQDPEAPTSVHLSDFPVPDPAWRDEPLRAAMATTRRVVELGRQARTDSAVKVRQPLARALITVPPDEREGLAQLVGEVADELNVKQVELSDGTGDLVERSVKPNFRALGPAFQKRAPQVAAALKELDGDASAALAATLAATGEATVGVDGDQLAITREMVEIVETPRTGWAVATEGSTSFALDTALDRDLEVEGAARELVRAVNDQRKAAGLQLDDRIELVVAVTPEALDADLDAGGWYTFLAREVLATDVHRAPTADAVAIDLGGLGQARVWIRT
- a CDS encoding eCIS core domain-containing protein — its product is MSAGRRLGAAGTVATLAAGLVGLARQRSEAQRVRRGELPPASAASDPRAALPQGRLGERISAWAPARPTTPGGRAAATLWASPLTAVGLLLAALAGRRPRWDTTHGCFVVDGMRGPSAHALRAVGASANTIGQVVLSRYEQTPEVLLAHEVVHVRQTERLGPLMFPAYVWLGARYGYRDHPLERSARAGARRAVGPR